From Penicillium psychrofluorescens genome assembly, chromosome: 1, one genomic window encodes:
- a CDS encoding uncharacterized protein (ID:PFLUO_000123-T1.cds;~source:funannotate), with amino-acid sequence MSATDEKAAVDEVPRQNATEKDAEAALPAKGPEKYLAGLEDPDAGLSDEERAKMDRKLLWKLDLRLVPWLSLLYLASFLDRTNIGNAKLDGLTKNLGMSGNQYNATLTIFFVSYSVFEPLTNVLLKRLRPSIFIPIIMICWGVCMACMGVVTNYSGLMAVRWFLGLAEAGLFPGVGYFLSCWYKRSEFGVRMAIFFSAAALAGSFGGLLAAAISNMDGVGGRKGWAWIFILEGAATVLIGIISFWMVYDFPDQARFLSDADRARVLRRLALDQQSSAEHEQFKMSYFWASVKDWKTYTGAIVYMGADGSLYAFSLFVPSIIEELVSYKSITAQLLSVPPYAAAAILTVTIGFIADRTRQRGLCNILVSLLGITGFAMLLGAKTAGVRYAGTFLGAMGIYPCIANTISWSSNNIEGVYKRGVSLGIIIGWGNLNGIVSSNIYRDQDAPNYYPGHGTVLSYLVLFLFGGSVLQYILLRRENRKRRNGERDHWIEGLDRSQIELLGDKRPDFIYTL; translated from the exons ATGAGCGCGACTGACGAGAAGGCTGCGGTTGACGAGGTGCCGCGGCAAAATGCCACGGAGAAGGACGCTGAGGCCGCGCTGCCCGCAAAGGGTCCAGAGAAGTACCTGGCTGGGTTGGAGGATCCCGACGCCGGTCTCAGTGATGAGGAGAGGGCAAAGATG GATCGAAAGCTGTTGTGGAAGCTTGATCTCCGGCTTGTGCCCTGGCTCAGCCTGCTCTACCTTGCCTCCTTTCTCGACCGGACCAACATCGGCAATGCAAAGCTCGACGGTCTAACTAAAAACCTGGGCATGTCCGGTAATCAATACAATGCCACGCTCACCATCTTCTTTGTGTCATACTCGGTCTTCGAGCCATTGACCAACGTGTTGCTCAAGCGTCTGCGGCCGAGTATCTTTATTCCGATAATCATGATCTGCTGG GGTGTTTGCATGGCCTGCATGGGCGTCGTCACGAACTACTCGGGTCTCATGGCCGTGCGCTGGTTCCTCGGTCTGGCAGAAGCGGGCCTGTTTCCCGGCGTCGGCTACTTTCTGTCATGTTGGTATAAGCGCTCAGAGTTTGGAGTGCGTatggccattttcttctccgctgccGCGCTGGCCGGATCTTTCGGTGGTCTCTTGGCCGCTGCCATTTCCAACATggacggcgtcggcggccggAAAGGTTGGGCCTGGATCTTCATCCTGGAGGGGGCGGCGACTGTATTGATTGGAATTATTTCCTTCTGGATGGTATACGACTTCCCCGACCAGGCCAGATTCCTGTCCGATGCCGACCGCGCGCGTGTTCTGCGTCGCCTGGCTCTCGATCAGCAGTCTAGCGCGGAGCATGAACAGTTCAAGATGTCCTACTTCTGGGCTAGTGTGAAGGACTGGAAAACCTATACAGGTGCTATTGTCTACATGGGTGCGGATGGCTCGCTGTATGCCTTCTCGCTCTTTGTTCCGAGCATCATCGAAGAACTAGTGA GCTACAAATCTATCACGGCCCAGTTGCTGAGTGTGCCGCCCTACGCCGCGGCGGCCATCTTGACTGTCACTATCGGCTTTATTGCTGACCGCACGCGCCAACGGGGACTCTGCAACATTCTAGTTTCTTTGCTGGGCATAACCGGATTTGCTATGCTTCTCGGTGCCAAAACTGCGGGTGTGCGCTATGCAGGAACCTTTCTGGGTGCCATGGGCATCTACCCGTGCATCGCCAACACTATATCATGGTCTTCGAACAACATTGAAG GTGTCTACAAACGCGGTGTCTCGCTGGGAATCATCATTGG CTGGGGAAACCTGAATGGCATCGTGTCGTCCAACATTTACCGCGATCAAGACGCACCGAACTACTATCCCGGCCACGGAACAGTGTTGAGCTATTTGGTCTTGTTTCTGTTTGGTGGTTCCGTGCTGCAGTATATCCTGCTGCGGCGTGAGAACCGCAAGCGTCGCAACGGTGAGCGCGACCACTGGATCGAAGGGCTGGACCGTAGCCAGATCGAGCTGTTGGGTGACAAGCGGCCCGACTTTATATATACCCTGTGA
- a CDS encoding uncharacterized protein (ID:PFLUO_000124-T1.cds;~source:funannotate) codes for MGSMAYTDSIAPAVLGSVVAALTWLLLLFLRRLVQFILHLPHTPRGVDTQFEGWSLLDLSLDQIGVPTLQPESHLAQNRTATHKTGNASCKIQLRSPLEMSTSPTMPMKSQAIAMEEPTPFRSKPRWAMGSSVFDNLEQELKAARNERNALSRTPALRTSFFQHGLRYIPGRHDNEIYRSVVIENLPPHANLGQILLGIRGGGIYSAVLCDTNAITGTQTALVTFVRQEGALAFLQRVAQDDFYISFHQAWVCPVLTPTYPLAPEMDVHVKNGRTRCLAVHRVRPMVVQNIYRILSKSPCHPYVEYFGENLSAGNEIRVHFHSIKMAMRAREILTAHASMEGCGILFAPDPCAT; via the exons ATGGGGTCAATGGCGTATACAGACAGCATCGCTCCTGCCGTGTTGGGCAGTGTGGTGGCAGCCCTTACGTGGCTGCTCCTGCTATTTTTGCGTCGTCTGGTTCAGttcatcctccatctccctcatACTCCCCGTGGTGTCGATACCCAG TTCGAGGGTTGGAGCCTGCTCGACCTGTCTCTGGACCAGATTGGTGTTCCTACATTGCAGCCTGAGAG TCACCTTGCCCAGAACAGGACTGCAACCCACAAGACTGGTAACGCGAGCTGCAAAATCCAGCTG AGATCCCCTCTCGAGATGTCCACCTCTCCGACCATGCCCATGAAGAGCCAGGCCATCGCAATGGAGGAGCCGACTCCGTTCAGAAGCAAACCGCGATGGGCAATGGGAAGCAGCGTTTTTGACAATCTTGAGCAGGAGCTGAAAGCAGCTCGTAACGAGAGAAATGCCCTCAGTCGCACTCCGGCTTTACGAACTTCGTTCTTCCAGCACGGTCTCCGTTACATCCCCGGCCGACACGACAACGAGATATACCGCAGTGTTGTCATTGAGAATCTCCCACCACACGCAAACCTGGGtcagatcctcctcggcatccgtggaggaggaatctATTCTGCGGTCCTATGCGATACAAATGCCATCACTGGAACCCAGACCGCGCTGGTAACCTTTGTCCGACAGGAGGGTGCTCTCGCTTTCCTGCAGCGAGTGGCTCAGGATGACTTCTATATCAGTTTCCATCAGGCTTGGGTGTGCCCGGTGCTCACGCCGACCTACCCACTCGCTCCGGAGATGGACGTTCATGTCAAGAATGGCCGTACGCGGTGCCTGGCTGTCCATCGAGTGCGCCCCATGGTGGTGCAGAACATCTATCGCATCCTGTCCAAGTCGCCCTGCCACCCGTACGTGGAATACTTTGGCGAGAATCTGTCAGCCGGCAATGAGATCCGTGTTCACTTCCACTCGATCAAAATGGCGATGCGCGCGCGCGAGATCCTGACCGCACACGCGAGTATGGAGGGCTGCGGCATCCTTTTTGCGCCTGATCCTTGTGCGACGTGA
- a CDS encoding uncharacterized protein (ID:PFLUO_000125-T1.cds;~source:funannotate) translates to MSSGEVILISPRRRSPEDPSRNKKRKITPSPESSLSKNLLLVSTIGSVQPQPLFAPPGFSPSFATDLFPGGEAIIELRLPLGSLQYTHPDPDLHVPLTRQTTLPSSRQIILPFDLRQAPSNFHKVENSKILFNLFPGTQAIDFDDRILVFRIDELPAKPWPMKIAGVPCYLTADPNDSGPIVPIRRRSRSRIAVSDSLDLRDNEAAVGLLFDLVRDFFATTNISVTEIQSWGHIVIIVLENEADEDEILGAVPKSVAQCNCFYLFESEMARPVKPSALRLKQASWGQPDDSWYDTMRPGVMLSSGRDPEEGSEILSSSGVLVKDRLGYKYMTVAAHGFPGLPFDGKVHHPHSDRILGEAIIEPTHTGVALVKLSEGVEFTNEPFENTLMPAPAFKLAGFVRAAETRIGDDVFVDSPFSGFVEGTRGVHSLLRVPSDDLLEPEQTWIRCQWDYMGQNSNQVMVDGVCGSAIWDRNHKVLGFFRYAPSSGTFLDWCMSIAADHLLDKQYTMV, encoded by the exons ATGTCTTCGGGAGAGGTGATCCTCATTTCTCCTCGACGGAGGTCTCCAGAGGACCCTTCTCGAAACAAAAAGCGGAAAATCACTCCGTCTCCCGAATCCTCCCTTTCCAagaaccttcttcttgtttctaCGATTGGCTCTGTTCAACCTCAGCCCCTTTTCGCGCCGCCGGGTTTCTCCCCAAGTTTCGCTACAGATCTCTTCCCCGGTGGTGAAGCAATTATAG AGCTTCGACTTCCTCTTGGAAGTTTGCAGTATACGCATCCAGATCCTGATCTTCACGTTCCATTGACACGCCAAACCACTCTGCCATCTTCTCGGCAGATTATTTTGCCATTCGACCTACGACAAGCACCCTCGAATTTCCACAAGGTTGAAAACTCCAAGATCCTCTTCAACCTTTTTCCCGGTACCCAGGCAATCGATTTCGATGATCGAATCCTGGTTTTCCGTATTGATGAACTGCCGGCGAAGCCATGGCCGATGAAAATTGCTGGAGTGCCATGCTATCTCACAGCAGACCCTAATGACTCTGGCCCGATCGTTCCAATCCGCCGTCGAAGTCGCTCAAGGATTGCCGTCTCCGACAGCCTGGATCTTAGGGACAATGAAGCAGCTGTCGGCCTGTTGTTCGACTTGGTCCGTGATTTCTTCGCCACCACGAATATCTCCGTCACTGAAATCCAGTCCTGGGGGCATATCGTCATCATTGTCCTAGAGAATGAagccgatgaagatgaaatcCTGGGAGCAGTTCCCAAGTCAGTTGCACAGTGTAACTGTTTTTACCTTTTCGAGTCTGAGATGGCCAGGCCGGTCAAGCCTTCCGCCCTACGGCTCAAGCAAGCTTCGTGGGGTCAACCAGATGATTCCTGGTATGACACCATGAGACCAGGAGTAATGCTAAGCTCGGGCAGGGATCCTGAAGAGGGATCGGAGatcctttcttcctccggtGTCCTCGTGAAGGACCGTCTTGGGTACAAGTACATGACGGTTGCAGCTCATGGATTTCCGGGGCTTCCATTCGATGGAAAAGTCCACCATCCTCATTCTGATCGAATACTCGGGGAAGCCATAATTGAGCCCACTCACACTGGCGTCGCCTTGGTCAAGCTGAGTGAAGGCGTGGAGTTTACCAACGAGCCTTTTGAAAACACACTTATGCCAGCTCCTGCCTTCAAACTAGCTGGCTTCGTTCGAGCGGCCGAAACAAGGATTGGCGATGATGTCTTTGTCGACAGTCCTTTCTCGGGCTTCGTTGAAGGGACCCGAGGTGTCCACTCCTTGCTTCGAGTCCCCAGTGACGATCTTCTTGAACCAGAGCAAACCTGGATCAGGTGTCAATGGGATTACATGGGTCAAAATTCGAACCAGGTCATGGTCGATGGTGTTTGTGGCTCAGCGATCTGGGACCGAAATCACAAAGTGCTCGGTTTCTTTCGATATGCTCCCTCGTCAGGCACCTTTTTAGATTGGTGCATGAGTATTGCTgctgatcatcttctcgacaAGCAGTACACTATGGTCTAG
- a CDS encoding uncharacterized protein (ID:PFLUO_000126-T1.cds;~source:funannotate) gives MPRPRRPGAPEPKRRSRKGCWPCKARKVKCGEEKPSCINCQRQGEDCDYSVRLNWGGRTKRPSVDSPNSQSSGHGGSVISFSEPVTFNTTSSAQIPTSVTSIPSDGGQAVTFASPGAISPGTTGSVGIFESPKPPSGSDVTSPSHLELQFTTWAEQSSPLTTSTSEPLSHFPFGQHTFENVSYTAPADQGSNLRSFSVFSFQPSSVSQPVSFLRGSLDESNHPSGSPTFQNDNNQFAGELQIPNLEHGIGFHMPERDGTSQNSPAAGELASLLSSPHSMAMPETNTTSPSTHGLTPTTLASSYDRHRGSIHGSRAPSRNDQPADNSSVAQNKWKAYLTSVTDNYGLDSGRPDRDLSFNNDHAAIDINNALDLTSSRWRNEDATSSPQAFSHNPDCSGYYASPVPVNIPRYLSPLPSTLLENPINLMYFHHFINHTSRMLVPHDCEDNPFMSVLPSMAIGDPNLLNLLLAYSASHRARYLGHPDPANRIAHWVSDVFPSLRMALEVSNEDITDSHLATAIMLVSLKIVSPGTFEVPITWQSHLKLARGLFLARSERIARPGNRIGAFFARWLGYIDTMGALSCRQAGPPLMLYQSVLRTCCSPDQYDEFQVDCFTGFTPRTGVFLLRLAHLVQQCDNQRFDEMGNFSRTWHPSADIVMEAQAVLGDIDDLSERAHDNPHHHLGVEALEMMATQEAFRCAGLLHLHRRVLGSPPDSFAVKEALRKLVAALGRMRPGASTEVCSLLPIFTAGCEAQDFTQRTKLLDRFMVLEKSGLKQIQDARQLMQRCWKEKLPWVALAEGQFLG, from the exons GCCATGCAAGGCACGAAAAGTCAAATG TGGTGAGGAAAAACCGTCTTGTATCAATTGTCAGCGACAAGGGGAAGATTGTGATTATAGTGTTCGACTGAACTGGGGTGGCCGGACGAAGCGGCCGTCAGTCGACTCCCCCAATTCCCAGTCTAGCGGACATGGGGGTAGCGTAATCAGCTTCTCCGAGCCGGTCACATTCAATACGACTAGCTCGGCTCAAATACCAACCTCAGTGACCAGTATCCCTTCGGACGGTGGCCAGGCGGTGACTTTTGCCTCTCCCGGGGCTATTTCTCCCGGCACCACCGGTTCCGTGGGTATCTTCGAATCCCCAAAGCCTCCCTCGGGATCTGATGTGACCTCGCCATCACATCTAGAGCTCCAGTTCACCACCTGGGCAGAGCAATCTTCTCCATTGACAACCTCTACTTCGGAACCGTTGTCACACTTTCCCTTTGGTCAACATACGTTCGAGAACGTATCTTATACAGCCCCGGCAGACCAAGGCTCCAACCTCAGATCGTTCTCCGTATTCAGTTTCCAACCATCCTCGGTATCGCAGCCGGTGTCCTTTCTTCGTGGCTCCTTGGATGAATCCAACCATCCGTCCGGGTCACCGACATTCCAGAACGACAATAACCAATTCGCCGGAGAGCTTCAGATCCCGAACCTCGAACATGGCATAGGCTTCCACATGCCTGAGCGAGATGGCACGTCTCAAAACTCTCCAGCCGCCGGTGAACTGGCTTCCTTACTGTCGAGCCCCCATAGCATGGCGATGCCGGAAACCAATACCACGTCGCCTTCCACTCACGGGTTAACTCCTACCACTCTCGCATCATCTTATGACCGACATCGAGGGTCTATCCATGGCTCTCGAGCCCCTTCGAGAAATGATCAACCTGCAGATAATTCATCGGTTGCCCAAAACAAATGGAAAGCATATCTCACCAGCGTAACGGACAACTACGGCTTGGATTCTGGGCGCCCGGACCGGGACTTGTCTTTTAACAATGATCACGCGGCCATTGACATCAACAACGCCCTGGATTTGACCAGCTCTCGCTGGCGAAATGAGGACGCTACATCATCACCTCAAGCTTTCTCGCATAATCCTGATTGTTCCGGCTACTATGCCTCGCCTGTGCCCGTCAACATTCCGAGATATCTGTCGCCGCTTCCCTCGACTTTGCTGGAGAATCCCATCAACTTGATGTACTTTCACCACTTCATCAATCACACATCTCGAATGCTGGTACCGCACGACTGCGAAGACAATCCCTTCATGTCGGTGCTGCCATCAA TGGCAATTGGCGACCCGAACCTCTTgaacctgctgctggcaTACTCGGCTAGCCACCGTGCCCGGTATTTGggtcatccagatcctgcGAATCGTATTGCACACTGGGTCAGCGACGTCTTTCCATCTCTGCGTATGGCGTTGGAGGTCTCCAATGAGGACATAACAGACAGCCATCTGGCCACGGCCATCATGCTCGTGTCCCTGAAAATTGTGTCTCCCGGGACATTCGAAGTCCCCATCACATGGCAGAGCCATCTCAAACTCGCTCGTGGCCTGTTTCTGGCACGGAGCGAACGGATTGCACGCCCTGGAAATCGGATTGGGGCATTCTTTGCTCGCTGGCTGGGCTATATCGACACAATGGGAGCCCTGTCATGCCGTCAGGCCGGCCCTCCTCTGATGCTGTATCAATCAGTTCTAAGGACATGCTGCTCCCCCGATCAATATGACGAGTTCCAGGTCGACTGCTTTACAGGGTTCACCCCACGGACTGGCGTTTTCTTGCTTCGTTTGGCACACCTGGTCCAACAATGTGACAATCAGCGCTTCGACGAGATGGGCAACTTTTCTCGTACCTGGCACCCGTCCGCAGATATCGTTATGGAGGCCCAGGCGGTACTCGGTGACATTGACGATCTCAGTGAGCGTGCCCACGACAACCCTCACCATCATCTCGGCGTCGAGGCTTTGGAAATGATGGCGACACAGGAAGCATTCCGCTGCGCGGggctgctgcatctccatcGGCGGGTGTTGGGGTCTCCTCCTGATTCCTTCGCGGTGAAGGAAGCCCTGCGCAAACTGGTCGCTGCACTGGGACGGATGCGGCCTGGAGCGTCGACAGAGGTCTGCTCGCTGCTGCCCATCTTCACGGCTGGCTGCGAAGCCCAAGATTTCACACAGCGGACCAAGCTGCTTGACCGGTTCATGGTTCTGGAAAAGTCCGGCTTGAAGCAG ATCCAAGATGCCCGGCAGCTGATGCAGCGGTGCTGGAAAGAGAAACTTCCGTGGGTTGCCTTGGCCGAGGGCCAGTTTCTGGGATAG